In one window of Dokdonia sp. PRO95 DNA:
- the rpmA gene encoding 50S ribosomal protein L27, whose amino-acid sequence MAHKKGVGSSKNGRESESKRLGVKIFGGQAAIAGNIIVRQRGNTHHPGENVYGGKDHTLHARVDGVVKFQKKRDNKSYVSIVPFEA is encoded by the coding sequence ATGGCTCACAAAAAAGGAGTTGGTAGTTCTAAAAACGGTCGTGAATCAGAATCGAAACGCTTAGGTGTTAAGATCTTTGGAGGACAAGCTGCAATCGCAGGGAACATCATCGTACGTCAAAGAGGTAATACGCATCACCCAGGTGAGAACGTATACGGAGGGAAAGATCACACACTACACGCAAGAGTAGATGGTGTTGTGAAATTCCAGAAGAAAAGAGACAACAAATCTTACGTTTCTATCGTGCCTTTTGAGGCATAA
- a CDS encoding DUF4199 domain-containing protein translates to MSKFTMPIRFAFAMSGGLIAYFLVLSLFNLHTNILFSLFNGVIVGFGIYEVIKYTKIKNESKFTYSQGLTNGVVSGFVATILFTGFFALYAGNINPEFLDGLIGPWEQTYNTSIGSVVFTVAIAGFATAVCLSLCFMQLFKPSWNTEGTKKVLKDRGNSVRA, encoded by the coding sequence ATGTCAAAATTCACAATGCCAATCAGATTTGCTTTTGCAATGAGCGGAGGCCTCATAGCGTACTTCTTAGTACTTTCTCTTTTTAACTTACATACTAATATTTTATTCTCGCTTTTTAATGGAGTGATTGTAGGTTTTGGTATTTACGAGGTTATAAAATACACGAAGATTAAAAACGAATCAAAGTTCACCTACTCGCAGGGTCTTACTAATGGGGTGGTCTCAGGATTTGTAGCCACTATATTATTTACAGGATTTTTTGCGCTATATGCGGGTAATATAAATCCAGAATTTTTAGATGGATTGATAGGTCCATGGGAGCAAACATATAATACAAGTATAGGCTCTGTTGTGTTTACAGTAGCGATTGCAGGTTTTGCAACTGCAGTGTGTTTGTCACTTTGCTTCATGCAATTATTTAAGCCAAGCTGGAATACAGAAGGAACTAAGAAAGTCCTAAAAGATAGAGGTAACTCTGTAAGAGCTTAA
- the era gene encoding GTPase Era translates to MSHKAGFVNIIGNPNVGKSTLMNAFVGERLSIITSKAQTTRHRILGIVNGEDFQMLLSDTPGIIKPAYELQASMMDFVKSAFEDADVLLYIVELGEKELKDEAFFNKIRGSKIPVLLLINKIDKGNEELLGEALKLWSEKVPNAEVFAISALESFGVPQVFNRIIELLPESPPFYPKDQLTDKPERFFVNEIIREKILMHYKKEIPYAVEIDTEDFFEEDEIIRMRSVIMVERDSQKGIIIGHKGSALKRIGVEARKDLQKFFGKQVHIELYVKVNKNWRSNSNQLKRFGYNQK, encoded by the coding sequence ATGTCTCATAAAGCAGGATTTGTAAACATCATCGGTAACCCTAATGTGGGTAAAAGTACGCTTATGAATGCCTTCGTAGGCGAGCGTCTTAGTATCATCACTTCAAAAGCTCAAACTACGCGTCACCGTATTCTAGGTATTGTAAACGGTGAAGATTTTCAGATGTTATTAAGTGATACACCTGGTATTATCAAACCGGCATATGAGTTACAGGCGTCTATGATGGACTTTGTAAAAAGTGCTTTTGAAGATGCAGATGTGCTTTTATATATCGTTGAGCTGGGTGAAAAAGAGCTTAAAGATGAGGCATTCTTTAATAAAATACGAGGCTCAAAAATCCCTGTTTTATTACTTATTAATAAGATAGATAAAGGAAATGAGGAGCTACTAGGAGAGGCATTAAAGTTATGGTCTGAAAAGGTTCCTAATGCTGAGGTATTTGCCATTTCTGCCCTAGAGAGCTTTGGAGTGCCGCAGGTGTTTAATAGAATTATTGAGCTTTTACCAGAATCCCCACCTTTTTACCCTAAGGATCAACTTACAGATAAGCCTGAGCGCTTTTTTGTAAACGAGATCATCCGTGAGAAAATCTTAATGCACTATAAAAAGGAAATCCCTTATGCGGTAGAGATTGATACCGAAGATTTCTTTGAAGAGGATGAAATTATACGCATGCGATCTGTAATTATGGTAGAGCGTGACAGTCAGAAAGGTATTATTATTGGTCATAAAGGTAGTGCGCTTAAGAGAATAGGTGTAGAGGCTAGAAAGGATTTACAGAAATTCTTTGGTAAGCAAGTACATATAGAGCTCTACGTAAAAGTAAATAAGAACTGGAGGAGTAACTCTAACCAGCTTAAACGTTTTGGTTATAACCAGAAATAA
- a CDS encoding retropepsin-like aspartic protease — MPSLREFLLSKKYCRSRLFPTVTNHLEMKAKINGVEGSFILDTGASSSCIDFEFAALFGLLSEDSEVLAAGAGATDMITKLSRKNTITIQKWEYKKLDIVLFDMSHVNTALRNHDAEPVHGILGADVLNAGKGIIDYQYNCLYLK; from the coding sequence ATGCCGTCATTACGCGAGTTTCTACTTTCAAAAAAATATTGCCGTTCACGCCTCTTCCCTACCGTGACTAATCATCTTGAAATGAAAGCAAAAATTAATGGTGTAGAAGGTTCCTTTATACTTGATACAGGAGCCTCTAGTTCGTGCATAGACTTTGAATTTGCAGCGTTGTTTGGGCTACTTTCTGAAGACAGTGAAGTCCTAGCTGCAGGTGCTGGCGCAACTGATATGATTACTAAGCTTTCGCGAAAAAATACCATTACCATTCAAAAATGGGAGTATAAAAAATTAGACATCGTCCTCTTTGATATGTCACATGTAAATACAGCACTGAGAAACCACGATGCCGAACCCGTACACGGAATTCTAGGAGCAGATGTACTCAATGCAGGAAAAGGGATTATTGATTATCAATATAATTGCCTGTATTTAAAGTAG
- a CDS encoding YgjV family protein, whose amino-acid sequence MEINPTEIVGYLASLFVLLSFLNKDLRKLRIVNSIGCALFVTYGVLLGSIPIIITNLAILFVNGYYLFVKKD is encoded by the coding sequence ATGGAAATCAATCCTACAGAAATTGTCGGTTACCTAGCAAGTCTTTTTGTATTGCTATCATTTTTAAATAAAGATTTACGCAAGTTGCGTATTGTAAACTCTATAGGCTGTGCATTATTTGTAACGTATGGAGTGTTATTAGGTAGTATTCCTATCATTATTACTAATCTTGCAATACTATTTGTAAACGGATATTATCTCTTTGTAAAGAAGGATTAA
- a CDS encoding glycerol acyltransferase encodes MNRFDHIRPYNDNEVNQALLQAARHPMFRILLQFTFPDKTQEEIVEVLSTCFSIADFQEKVIYKSVTNLLDKSAEDFTCSGFDTLSRKRSYLYLSNHRDIVLDTSLLNMTLIDHGLITTASAIGDNLVQKDFLMELSKLNRNFLVLRGQSPREMLMSSKLLSEYIKHLLVSNRSVWVAQREGRTKDGLDKTQQGVLKMITIARDKTPLMEYLKELNIVGVAISYEYDPTDILKVPEVVAKQENVPYIKTANEDFNSILKGALGNKRNIHIAAAPMPEEIYDQIAQDYASDNDKLQAFASALDTIIWKHYKLWPSNYIAYDLYHKSNKYSAHYDEKELRHFERRLEVRVDKEKQIEVDSFLLMYANPVVQSEKV; translated from the coding sequence TTGAATAGATTCGATCATATACGCCCTTATAATGATAATGAAGTAAACCAGGCATTACTTCAGGCAGCAAGACATCCTATGTTTAGGATTTTACTGCAATTTACATTTCCAGATAAAACACAAGAAGAAATTGTAGAGGTTCTGAGTACCTGTTTTTCAATAGCCGACTTTCAAGAAAAAGTCATCTATAAATCGGTAACAAATTTACTTGATAAAAGCGCCGAAGATTTTACGTGTAGTGGGTTTGATACGCTTTCGCGAAAGCGGTCTTATCTATACCTGTCAAATCATCGTGATATTGTACTTGACACGTCACTACTTAATATGACGCTTATAGATCATGGTCTTATAACAACAGCCTCTGCAATAGGGGACAACCTTGTGCAGAAAGATTTTTTAATGGAGCTGTCTAAGCTTAATAGAAATTTCTTGGTGCTAAGAGGACAGTCACCACGTGAGATGTTAATGAGCTCAAAGCTACTGTCGGAATATATAAAACACTTACTAGTATCAAATAGGTCTGTGTGGGTAGCACAGCGAGAAGGAAGAACAAAAGACGGACTTGATAAAACACAGCAAGGCGTACTCAAGATGATCACCATTGCTCGTGACAAGACGCCACTAATGGAGTATCTCAAAGAGCTCAACATAGTAGGAGTTGCCATCTCTTATGAGTATGATCCTACAGATATTTTAAAGGTGCCAGAGGTTGTGGCAAAACAAGAGAATGTACCTTACATAAAAACAGCAAACGAAGATTTTAATAGCATCCTTAAAGGTGCGCTAGGAAATAAAAGAAATATACATATTGCTGCGGCACCAATGCCAGAGGAGATTTATGATCAAATTGCTCAGGATTATGCAAGTGATAATGATAAGCTACAAGCATTTGCCAGCGCTTTAGATACTATAATATGGAAGCATTATAAGTTGTGGCCGTCTAATTATATTGCATATGATCTATACCATAAAAGCAATAAGTACAGCGCTCATTATGATGAGAAAGAATTACGTCATTTTGAACGTAGGTTAGAAGTGCGAGTAGATAAAGAAAAGCAGATAGAGGTAGACAGTTTCTTATTAATGTATGCAAACCCAGTAGTACAATCAGAAAAAGTATGA
- a CDS encoding asparaginase: protein MSKAKILLIYTGGTIGMIKDYETGALKAFNFDELLEKIPELRLLDCEISTASFDTVIDSSNMNPTYWNELCDFIKEGYDIYDGFVVLHGSDTMSYSASAISFMLENLSKPVVFTGSQLPIGDLRTDAKENLITAVQVAALRKRNKPLITEVCLYFEYKLYRANRTSKISAENFEAFTSPNYPELLTSGVHLTINEDALWKPNKKPLKVHRTLVTEILLLKIYPGISQCLVEGMLNIPCTRGVVLETFGAGNTSTQPWFVDALKATIKRGVPVVNITQCISGSVHMGNYETSVALKKMGVINGGDMTTEAATTKMMYLLGQELGPKVFKTVFETSLRGELT from the coding sequence ATGAGCAAGGCTAAAATTCTCTTAATATATACAGGTGGTACTATAGGTATGATCAAAGATTATGAAACGGGAGCTTTAAAAGCTTTTAACTTTGATGAATTACTTGAAAAAATCCCAGAGCTTAGATTGCTAGATTGTGAGATAAGCACCGCCTCATTTGATACCGTGATTGATTCGTCAAACATGAACCCTACCTATTGGAACGAGCTTTGTGATTTTATTAAAGAGGGTTACGATATCTATGATGGTTTTGTAGTGCTGCACGGTAGCGATACCATGAGTTATAGCGCATCTGCCATAAGCTTTATGCTAGAAAATCTATCTAAGCCTGTGGTGTTTACGGGATCACAGCTTCCTATAGGAGATTTGCGCACAGATGCAAAAGAAAATTTAATTACTGCAGTTCAAGTAGCTGCTTTGAGAAAACGTAATAAACCACTTATAACTGAAGTGTGTCTCTACTTTGAGTACAAGCTATACAGAGCAAATCGCACCTCAAAAATAAGTGCTGAAAATTTTGAAGCGTTTACTTCTCCTAATTATCCAGAACTCCTCACCTCAGGAGTACATCTCACTATTAATGAAGATGCACTCTGGAAACCGAATAAAAAACCACTTAAAGTTCACAGAACCTTAGTTACAGAGATTTTACTACTTAAAATATATCCTGGTATTTCGCAGTGCTTAGTAGAGGGTATGCTTAACATTCCTTGTACGCGCGGAGTAGTTTTAGAAACTTTTGGAGCTGGAAATACCTCTACGCAACCATGGTTTGTAGATGCTCTTAAAGCAACCATCAAGCGAGGTGTCCCTGTGGTAAATATAACACAATGTATTTCTGGTAGTGTGCACATGGGCAATTATGAAACTAGTGTAGCCTTAAAGAAAATGGGAGTTATTAATGGAGGTGATATGACTACAGAAGCCGCCACTACAAAAATGATGTATTTACTAGGGCAGGAGCTCGGGCCTAAAGTGTTTAAAACAGTCTTTGAAACTTCTTTAAGAGGAGAGCTCACATAA
- a CDS encoding TatD family hydrolase — MNFTDTHTHLYSESFDEDQDVMIQRAIDAGVNRFFIPAIDSEYTERMYALEKNYPDHMFLMAGLHPTHVKENYEEELAHVEAQFAARDFYAVGEIGIDLYWDKSTLEIQRDAFKRQIQLAKKYQKPIVIHCREAFDEVFEVLESEKGDDLFGIFHCFSGTKEQAEQAISYNMKLGIGGVATFKNGKIDQFLAEISLSHIVLETDAPYLSPVPYRGKRNESSYVVLVAEKLATIYQKPLDEIAAITSSNADEVFFTKRA; from the coding sequence ATGAATTTTACAGATACCCATACCCATTTATACAGCGAGTCTTTTGATGAAGATCAGGACGTGATGATACAACGAGCAATTGATGCTGGTGTAAATAGATTTTTTATTCCTGCGATAGACTCTGAGTATACAGAGCGTATGTATGCGTTAGAAAAAAACTATCCAGATCATATGTTTTTAATGGCGGGTCTACATCCTACGCATGTTAAGGAGAATTACGAAGAAGAGCTGGCGCATGTGGAGGCGCAATTTGCCGCTCGTGATTTTTATGCAGTAGGAGAGATAGGGATAGATTTGTATTGGGATAAGTCTACTTTAGAAATTCAGCGAGATGCTTTCAAACGACAAATACAACTCGCCAAAAAGTATCAAAAACCTATCGTTATACACTGTAGAGAGGCTTTTGACGAAGTTTTTGAAGTGCTAGAAAGTGAGAAAGGAGATGATCTCTTTGGGATTTTTCACTGCTTTTCTGGAACTAAAGAACAAGCAGAGCAGGCCATCAGTTACAACATGAAGCTTGGGATAGGTGGTGTAGCAACTTTTAAAAATGGTAAAATAGATCAATTCCTAGCAGAGATATCATTATCCCATATTGTACTAGAGACAGATGCACCCTATTTAAGCCCAGTGCCGTATCGTGGTAAACGCAATGAGAGCAGCTACGTGGTTTTAGTAGCCGAAAAGTTGGCGACAATCTATCAAAAACCTTTAGATGAAATCGCGGCAATAACTTCTAGTAATGCAGATGAAGTATTTTTTACAAAGCGTGCATAG
- a CDS encoding DUF6503 family protein has protein sequence MKKLLITSIVFCLAFAKADLAHAQSLRPVTGAEIIKKSIAYHDPNGHWPTFKGEFILSLEMPEKAARKSVITLDIPNEYFNLTTEQDGDTSFREISNDTCKYTAEAGEVNTTTDSDECERTRMYRDYYSYLYGLPMKLNDPGTQIDPTVKNITFKGKEYIVVKVTYDEAVGSDVWQFYFNPSTYALEVYQFFKGTDETTGEYILLDDIAVIEGIKMPKNRAWYYNKDDGYLGTDILIKD, from the coding sequence ATGAAAAAATTATTAATAACGAGTATTGTTTTTTGTCTCGCTTTCGCGAAAGCGGACTTAGCACACGCACAATCATTAAGACCAGTCACAGGTGCTGAAATCATTAAAAAATCTATAGCATACCACGATCCAAATGGTCACTGGCCAACCTTTAAAGGGGAATTCATCTTGTCACTTGAAATGCCAGAAAAGGCCGCTAGAAAAAGTGTCATTACACTAGACATTCCAAATGAATACTTTAATCTCACCACAGAACAAGATGGTGACACATCATTTAGGGAGATAAGTAATGATACCTGTAAATATACAGCTGAAGCTGGAGAAGTAAACACCACCACCGATAGCGATGAGTGCGAGAGAACAAGAATGTATCGGGATTACTACTCCTACTTATACGGGCTTCCTATGAAGCTTAATGATCCAGGTACTCAGATAGATCCTACGGTTAAAAACATCACTTTCAAGGGGAAAGAGTACATCGTGGTAAAAGTGACCTATGACGAAGCTGTAGGTTCAGATGTTTGGCAATTTTACTTTAACCCATCTACGTATGCTCTAGAAGTATATCAATTTTTCAAAGGCACAGATGAGACTACAGGCGAGTATATTCTTCTTGATGACATAGCAGTCATAGAAGGAATTAAAATGCCAAAAAATCGAGCTTGGTATTACAACAAGGATGATGGATACTTAGGAACAGATATACTTATAAAAGATTAA
- a CDS encoding RNA methyltransferase produces the protein MQPDNFTNEFFGIGIQNGKTPENLGVLWRSAQNLGASFIFTIGNRYAKQASDTHNAVKSMPYYHYDTFEDFFKHLPKGVRIVGVELDDRAEMLETFHHPRRCVYLLGAEDNGLTNEAIAKSHFLIKFPSTLSLNVAVAGSIVLYDRTRVKPRS, from the coding sequence ATGCAACCAGACAACTTTACAAACGAATTTTTTGGGATTGGGATACAGAATGGTAAGACACCAGAAAACTTGGGTGTTTTATGGCGCTCTGCTCAAAACCTAGGAGCCAGTTTTATATTTACCATCGGTAATCGATATGCTAAGCAGGCGAGCGATACTCACAATGCTGTAAAGTCGATGCCGTATTATCATTACGATACTTTTGAGGATTTTTTTAAGCATCTTCCTAAGGGTGTGCGTATTGTAGGTGTAGAGCTAGATGATCGTGCTGAGATGCTTGAAACCTTTCATCACCCGCGGCGTTGTGTTTACTTACTTGGTGCCGAAGACAATGGTCTTACTAACGAGGCGATTGCAAAGTCGCATTTTCTTATAAAATTTCCTTCTACCTTAAGTCTCAATGTTGCAGTGGCGGGAAGTATCGTACTTTACGATAGGACTAGGGTAAAGCCTAGATCTTGA
- a CDS encoding GH3 auxin-responsive promoter family protein: MAILGSIIKSAIDLKDTLSSEINPIQEQEQVLADMLDTAKDTAFGKYYGFSQLLEEEDTAAAFSKMVPYHDYNQMDSMWWDRIKHGLEDITWPGKPHYFALSSGTTGKTSKRIPVTEEMVAAIRSTSLAQVSALAHYNLPTDFFDKEVMALGSSTDLNENDEFLEGEISGITASNIPFWFKGFYKPGEDIAKIENWDERVKTIAERAKTWDIGALSGIPSWMELMLKEVIAYHGVNNIHEIWPNLQVFTSGGVAFKPYEKSFRQLLGRDITVIDTYLASEGFMAYQSRPETTAMKLSTNAGIYFEFVPFTPEYINNDGSLSQDAPSLTLKEVETDVDYVLIISTVSGAWRYLIGDTIAFTDVERAEIKITGRTKFFLNVVGSQLSVNKMETALRELEEQFDIKIPEFTLSAKKIDGEFYHCWYLGTTATTNESKLAEALDKSLKEANKNYKVARGKSLKGVKVTTMDPNIFHEWSGQNKKKGGQVKMEKVMDEEKFKAFEDFVSKQ, from the coding sequence ATGGCTATACTAGGATCTATTATCAAAAGCGCAATTGACTTGAAGGATACATTATCTTCAGAGATTAATCCTATACAAGAGCAGGAGCAAGTTCTAGCAGACATGCTAGATACGGCAAAGGATACCGCCTTTGGTAAATACTATGGATTTTCGCAGCTACTTGAAGAAGAAGATACAGCGGCGGCATTCTCAAAAATGGTTCCTTATCACGATTATAACCAGATGGATAGTATGTGGTGGGATCGCATAAAGCACGGGCTAGAAGATATCACCTGGCCTGGAAAACCTCACTATTTTGCTCTTTCCAGTGGCACCACAGGAAAAACAAGCAAAAGAATTCCAGTAACGGAGGAAATGGTTGCTGCCATAAGAAGCACCAGTCTCGCTCAAGTATCTGCCCTAGCGCATTATAACCTACCAACAGACTTTTTTGACAAGGAAGTAATGGCATTGGGAAGCTCTACAGATCTTAATGAAAATGATGAATTCTTAGAAGGCGAAATAAGTGGTATTACAGCTAGTAATATTCCGTTTTGGTTTAAAGGATTCTACAAACCTGGAGAAGATATTGCTAAAATAGAAAACTGGGACGAACGTGTAAAAACTATTGCAGAGAGAGCAAAAACATGGGACATAGGCGCACTAAGTGGTATCCCATCATGGATGGAACTTATGCTTAAAGAAGTTATTGCATACCATGGTGTAAATAATATACATGAGATCTGGCCTAACCTACAAGTTTTCACGAGTGGAGGCGTTGCTTTTAAGCCATATGAGAAGAGCTTTAGACAGCTCCTAGGCAGAGATATTACGGTAATTGACACTTACCTTGCATCAGAAGGATTTATGGCTTACCAGAGCAGGCCAGAGACAACTGCCATGAAGCTTTCTACAAATGCTGGTATTTACTTTGAATTTGTACCCTTTACACCTGAGTATATTAACAATGATGGCTCACTATCACAAGATGCACCATCTCTTACATTAAAGGAAGTAGAAACAGACGTAGATTATGTGCTTATTATAAGCACGGTCTCTGGCGCGTGGAGATATCTCATAGGCGACACCATCGCATTTACTGATGTTGAAAGAGCAGAGATCAAAATAACAGGACGTACTAAGTTTTTCTTAAATGTAGTAGGCTCTCAACTTTCTGTGAATAAAATGGAAACAGCCTTAAGAGAACTTGAAGAACAATTTGATATTAAAATACCTGAGTTCACATTAAGTGCAAAAAAGATAGACGGAGAGTTTTATCACTGCTGGTATCTAGGCACTACGGCGACTACAAATGAAAGCAAACTTGCAGAAGCTCTAGATAAAAGTTTAAAAGAAGCAAATAAGAATTATAAAGTGGCTAGAGGAAAATCTCTTAAAGGAGTAAAAGTCACCACAATGGACCCTAATATTTTTCACGAATGGAGTGGTCAAAACAAGAAAAAAGGAGGCCAGGTAAAAATGGAAAAAGTGATGGATGAAGAGAAGTTTAAAGCCTTTGAAGACTTTGTATCAAAACAATAA
- a CDS encoding RNA methyltransferase has translation MNRKLKNSELNRKSVADFKEAEKTPIIIVLDNIRSLNNVGSVFRTADAFLIEKIYLCGITATPPHRDIQKTALGATDTVTWEYAEDSVALVQKLKKDGVHVCAIEQAEGAVMLDKFMPITGEKYAVVFGNEVKGVQQEIVSLSDTVIEIPQVGTKHSLNISVSAGVVIWDLFSKLGVS, from the coding sequence ATGAATAGGAAACTTAAAAATAGCGAACTCAACCGAAAATCTGTTGCCGACTTTAAGGAAGCAGAAAAGACGCCTATAATTATTGTACTTGATAATATACGTAGTCTTAATAACGTGGGGTCTGTATTCCGAACTGCAGATGCTTTTTTGATAGAGAAAATATATCTCTGTGGTATTACTGCAACGCCACCGCATCGAGATATACAAAAGACAGCGCTAGGAGCTACCGATACTGTTACTTGGGAGTATGCCGAAGATAGCGTTGCTCTTGTACAAAAATTAAAGAAAGACGGTGTTCATGTCTGTGCGATAGAGCAAGCAGAGGGAGCAGTGATGCTTGATAAATTTATGCCTATTACAGGCGAGAAGTATGCCGTTGTTTTTGGTAATGAAGTAAAGGGTGTTCAGCAAGAAATCGTGTCCTTAAGTGACACGGTAATTGAAATTCCGCAAGTGGGAACTAAGCATTCTCTTAATATTTCTGTGAGTGCTGGAGTAGTTATCTGGGACTTGTTCAGCAAGTTAGGTGTTTCTTAA
- the rplU gene encoding 50S ribosomal protein L21 codes for MYAIVEIAGQQFKVAKDQKVFVNRLSTEEGKKVDFDKVLLVGDGSNITLGAPAIDGALVGAKVLRHLKGDKVIVFKKKRRKGYRVKNGHRQSLTEIVIESIATSGAKKAAPKKEEKKAEPKAAVPAKEAAPKATAKKSSKADDLKKVEGIGPKIASTLVEAGIDTFEKLAKTDAAKISEIIAGVRGNHVTDTWPAQAQMAADGKWDELKKWQDELDGGKA; via the coding sequence ATGTACGCAATTGTAGAGATAGCAGGGCAGCAATTTAAAGTTGCAAAAGACCAAAAAGTCTTTGTTAACCGCCTATCTACCGAAGAAGGAAAAAAAGTCGATTTCGACAAAGTACTTTTGGTAGGAGACGGATCTAACATCACTTTAGGCGCCCCAGCTATAGACGGAGCTCTAGTAGGAGCAAAAGTCTTAAGACACCTTAAAGGTGACAAAGTAATCGTTTTCAAAAAGAAGAGACGTAAAGGATACCGTGTAAAAAACGGACACCGTCAGTCACTTACTGAAATCGTAATTGAAAGTATCGCTACTTCTGGAGCTAAGAAAGCTGCTCCAAAGAAAGAAGAGAAAAAAGCTGAGCCTAAAGCTGCTGTTCCTGCAAAGGAAGCTGCTCCTAAAGCTACTGCAAAAAAATCTTCTAAAGCAGACGATCTTAAGAAAGTAGAAGGAATCGGACCAAAAATTGCATCAACTCTTGTTGAAGCTGGTATCGATACATTCGAAAAACTTGCAAAAACTGACGCTGCTAAGATTTCTGAAATCATCGCAGGTGTACGTGGAAACCACGTAACTGACACATGGCCAGCACAAGCACAAATGGCTGCAGATGGTAAGTGGGATGAGCTTAAGAAATGGCAAGACGAATTAGACGGTGGTAAAGCTTAA
- a CDS encoding DUF983 domain-containing protein, whose translation MNKVKKNCPKCQLKYSIEPSFYTGSMYVSYGVGIAVAVAVYVLSLIFGLDFGPTGILTSIVIALILTMPYIGAVSKSIWAHFFFKYDPNILKKAE comes from the coding sequence ATGAATAAGGTTAAAAAGAACTGCCCCAAATGTCAATTAAAATATAGCATAGAACCTAGTTTTTATACTGGCTCTATGTATGTTTCATATGGAGTTGGTATTGCGGTTGCTGTGGCCGTTTATGTTTTATCTCTTATTTTTGGTTTAGATTTTGGTCCTACAGGTATTTTAACCAGTATTGTGATTGCTCTTATCTTGACGATGCCTTACATTGGAGCTGTATCAAAGTCGATTTGGGCTCATTTCTTTTTTAAATACGACCCTAACATTCTCAAAAAAGCCGAATAA